The following are encoded together in the Robertmurraya sp. FSL R5-0851 genome:
- a CDS encoding transglycosylase domain-containing protein: protein MKAATGYLFIILLLPVFFLLAYFSSKEVRSFDTFDHVIENQIQLDKTNLSQTSLVKDRNGEIVLEWYSTVNRSILPSEDIPELLREVFVLSEDQHFYEHIGFDLTAMGRALTINIQSNGIEQGASTITQQLARNLYLTHEQSYNRKLSEILYAYKLEKTYSKKEIIDLYINSIYFQNGAYGIEAAATHYFSRGTLELTKAELLFLAAVPNNPTYYDPLTHFDRTKARQERLIDLLVKKDKLTASEATEIKNSPINLTVHERVDQAPDYMNYVQNELSQLIALSEGLTDEEQINNRVKEVLASGISIETSLDQSLQNRAKTAVSDNLPFIDVEGSVAVIDHTNAQILALVGGKNYQKGEFNRSFQAYRQPGSSIKPLLVYAPYLQETQSSLSKTVNAGELCIGNYCPENYGGKVYGNVTLERAFANSYNTPAVRLLNEIGVETGFRYLTSFPFKKLVAEDHVLPAAVGGFTYGMSPLELTGAYTSFYDGGYQQPRAIRKVTDLQGNVLYEWKEEKKQVWSAETVNRMRSLLSETISSGTARKAHISRATYQGGKTGTTNNYQDYWFVGLTDTLTVGVWVGRDMPSSIENIEQYSPHLYIWKAIMSQ from the coding sequence ATGAAAGCAGCAACTGGTTATTTGTTTATTATCCTGCTTCTCCCCGTCTTTTTCCTGCTTGCCTATTTTTCTAGTAAAGAGGTACGCTCTTTTGATACTTTCGATCATGTGATAGAAAACCAGATTCAGTTAGATAAAACCAATCTATCACAAACAAGCTTGGTCAAAGATCGCAATGGGGAAATCGTTTTAGAATGGTATAGCACGGTAAATCGGAGCATCTTACCATCTGAGGACATTCCGGAGCTATTGCGTGAGGTGTTTGTTCTATCAGAGGATCAGCATTTTTATGAGCATATTGGCTTTGACTTAACAGCCATGGGCCGTGCCCTTACGATCAATATTCAGTCAAACGGGATTGAGCAGGGAGCAAGTACGATTACACAGCAACTCGCTCGAAATTTATATTTAACTCATGAGCAATCCTACAATCGAAAGCTTAGTGAAATTCTTTACGCCTACAAGCTAGAGAAAACTTACTCAAAAAAGGAAATCATAGATTTATATATTAATTCTATTTATTTTCAAAATGGGGCCTACGGAATTGAAGCGGCGGCTACGCATTACTTTAGCCGTGGAACACTAGAACTCACAAAAGCAGAGTTGCTTTTTCTCGCTGCTGTTCCGAACAATCCGACTTATTATGATCCATTAACACATTTCGATCGTACAAAAGCGCGTCAAGAACGTCTCATCGATTTATTAGTGAAAAAAGACAAGCTGACCGCTTCAGAAGCAACAGAAATTAAAAATTCACCTATCAATCTAACTGTGCATGAACGAGTTGATCAAGCACCAGATTACATGAACTATGTTCAAAATGAATTATCACAGTTAATTGCCCTTTCCGAAGGATTAACTGACGAGGAACAAATTAACAATCGGGTAAAAGAAGTGCTAGCTTCCGGAATTAGTATTGAAACGTCATTAGACCAAAGTCTACAAAATCGAGCAAAAACAGCGGTTAGTGATAACCTACCATTTATTGACGTGGAAGGATCTGTCGCCGTCATTGACCATACGAATGCACAGATCCTCGCACTTGTTGGAGGAAAAAACTATCAAAAGGGTGAATTCAATCGATCATTCCAAGCTTATCGTCAGCCTGGTTCATCAATTAAACCATTACTCGTTTACGCTCCTTATTTACAAGAGACACAATCCTCTTTATCTAAAACAGTAAATGCAGGAGAGCTTTGCATTGGTAACTATTGCCCTGAAAACTACGGTGGAAAAGTATATGGAAATGTAACGCTTGAACGTGCGTTTGCCAACTCATACAATACACCTGCTGTAAGACTGTTAAACGAAATTGGTGTAGAAACGGGCTTTCGATATCTTACATCCTTCCCTTTTAAGAAATTAGTAGCAGAGGATCATGTATTACCAGCTGCCGTTGGTGGTTTTACGTACGGAATGTCACCATTAGAGCTAACAGGAGCTTACACTTCCTTTTATGATGGAGGGTACCAACAGCCTCGTGCGATTCGTAAGGTAACCGACTTACAAGGAAACGTTCTTTACGAGTGGAAGGAAGAGAAAAAACAAGTCTGGTCAGCTGAAACCGTCAACCGCATGCGCAGTCTGTTATCTGAAACGATTTCCTCTGGAACCGCCCGTAAAGCCCACATATCACGAGCAACATACCAAGGCGGAAAAACAGGAACAACAAATAATTACCAAGACTACTGGTTTGTTGGTTTAACAGATACGCTAACGGTTGGGGTTTGGGTCGGAAGAGACATGCCATCCAGCATTGAAAATATTGAGCAATACTCTCCACATCTTTATATATGGAAAGCGATTATGTCGCAGTAA
- a CDS encoding DedA family protein has translation MELDFILDLIEENGYIGLFLWLWFGVVGMPVPNEIIAMTVGLAASLGTLNPVCIFLSTYLGIVAALTTSYLAGKYIGVRLLPFFQKSKRIARTIDRSFQSIEKYHAFSLLFSYFIPGLRNFVPFIYGLSKLSYKVFALFAYSGAFIWLSIVFSIGYWFGDQKEILVEYETELLFMGSIVFVCVFLLLKVINRKKIKKLRRSSTL, from the coding sequence ATGGAGTTAGATTTTATTCTTGATTTAATTGAGGAAAATGGATATATAGGGCTGTTCCTTTGGCTTTGGTTTGGAGTTGTAGGCATGCCAGTACCTAATGAAATCATAGCCATGACGGTGGGGTTAGCGGCATCCCTAGGTACCTTAAATCCAGTATGCATCTTTCTTTCTACGTATCTAGGAATAGTCGCTGCACTAACGACAAGCTACCTCGCAGGAAAGTACATAGGTGTTAGACTCCTTCCATTCTTTCAAAAAAGCAAACGGATCGCTCGAACCATTGACCGTTCCTTCCAATCCATTGAGAAGTACCATGCTTTTTCCCTTCTGTTTAGTTACTTTATCCCTGGATTACGAAACTTTGTCCCATTTATTTATGGACTAAGCAAACTGTCCTATAAAGTTTTTGCTCTGTTTGCCTATAGTGGGGCTTTTATTTGGCTGAGTATCGTTTTTTCAATAGGATATTGGTTTGGTGATCAGAAGGAGATTCTCGTCGAGTATGAAACCGAATTACTCTTCATGGGAAGTATCGTTTTTGTATGTGTGTTTCTTTTATTAAAAGTAATCAATCGAAAAAAAATAAAAAAGCTTAGGAGGTCTTCCACTCTATGA
- a CDS encoding Na+/H+ antiporter subunit A has product MSLLHLAIVSPLLLAVIIPTFSKSIRQIHTGWFVLPLPVVLFIYFLSFIGTTSHQGTVYESFEWIPSLGINFAAKVDGLGLLFALLISGIGALVVLYSIYYLAKDKEQLGSFYVYLLLFMGAMLGVVLSDNLIVMYGFWELTSISSFLLIGYWYHREKSRYGAQKSMLITVFGGLAMLGGIILLYLMTGTFSISEIVAQSDVVLDHNLLIPAILCFLLGAFTKSAQFPFHIWLPDAMEAPTPVSAYLHSATMVKAGIYLVARMSPVFAESPVWLWLVAGFGIVTLFWGSFSAVKQTDLKSILAFSTVSQLGLIMSLLGVGAAALHYDGIDDNVFTVATTAAVFHLINHATFKGSLFMVVGIVDHETGTRDIRKLGGLMHLMPITFTLAIIGAFSMAGLPPFNGFLSKEMFFTGMVNILKLDLFSLSTWGLLFPVLAWIASVFTFIYSMKLVFRTFTGKYKPEGLKKKPHEAPLGMLISPVVLGSLVIIFGLFPNILSHNLISPAMASILPSLLSPGDIFDVHIYFWHGPTIELFMTIGVVVLGIILYLTLPKWERTYDLLPEKLTLNKLYDKGLEAIQSGSFKLTRFYMNGYIRTYLVYIFAFFILILGYTLYKKDAFVIDTANVSSIGFYELVLSLLIVVATITILFAKSRLTSIILLGAVGYTVALFFVVFRAPDLALTQLVIETVSVALFLLCFYHLPKFKKEESKIPFKLTNAIISIGVGAIVTAIALSANSTKLFDSISQFYVDNTYIRAAGKNMVNVILVDFRGFDTLFEICVLAIASLGIFAMIKLRLTRGKEG; this is encoded by the coding sequence TTGTCTTTGCTACACTTGGCCATTGTTTCACCTCTATTGCTTGCGGTCATCATACCTACCTTTTCCAAAAGCATTAGACAGATTCATACGGGGTGGTTTGTACTACCCTTACCAGTTGTATTATTTATCTATTTTCTTTCGTTTATCGGTACCACTTCGCACCAAGGTACGGTATATGAAAGCTTCGAGTGGATTCCTTCTCTTGGCATTAATTTTGCTGCTAAAGTAGATGGACTTGGACTGCTCTTTGCCTTGCTTATTTCAGGAATTGGGGCTTTAGTTGTTCTTTATTCGATCTATTATTTAGCAAAGGATAAGGAACAGCTCGGCAGCTTCTATGTGTATCTTCTTTTATTTATGGGAGCTATGCTTGGTGTGGTCTTATCCGATAATTTAATCGTTATGTACGGTTTTTGGGAGCTCACTAGTATTTCTTCCTTTTTACTTATCGGTTACTGGTATCACCGTGAAAAGTCGAGATATGGTGCACAAAAGTCTATGTTAATCACCGTTTTCGGTGGACTTGCCATGCTAGGAGGCATCATCCTCCTATACCTCATGACAGGAACCTTTAGCATTTCAGAAATTGTTGCGCAATCGGACGTTGTGTTAGATCACAACTTGCTTATTCCAGCCATACTCTGCTTTTTACTTGGTGCTTTTACTAAATCAGCTCAGTTTCCATTCCATATTTGGCTACCTGATGCAATGGAAGCACCAACGCCTGTTAGTGCCTATCTTCATTCGGCTACCATGGTTAAGGCGGGTATTTATCTTGTTGCTAGAATGAGTCCTGTGTTTGCTGAATCACCTGTTTGGCTCTGGCTTGTTGCAGGGTTCGGTATTGTCACATTGTTCTGGGGTTCTTTTTCAGCTGTCAAACAGACAGATTTAAAGAGCATACTTGCCTTCTCTACCGTAAGCCAATTAGGTTTGATTATGTCTTTATTAGGTGTTGGTGCTGCTGCTCTACACTATGATGGAATAGACGATAATGTGTTTACCGTGGCAACAACAGCCGCTGTTTTCCACTTAATTAATCATGCTACCTTCAAAGGAAGCTTGTTCATGGTTGTAGGAATTGTTGATCATGAAACGGGAACACGTGATATTCGGAAGCTTGGCGGATTGATGCATTTGATGCCAATTACCTTTACGCTGGCAATTATCGGTGCGTTTTCTATGGCTGGCTTGCCACCATTTAACGGATTTTTAAGTAAAGAAATGTTCTTTACCGGCATGGTGAATATTTTAAAATTGGACCTTTTCTCTTTAAGCACTTGGGGATTATTATTTCCTGTCCTCGCTTGGATCGCCAGTGTATTTACGTTCATATATAGCATGAAGCTCGTCTTTAGAACGTTTACTGGCAAATACAAACCGGAAGGATTAAAGAAGAAGCCGCATGAGGCACCACTTGGGATGCTCATTTCACCAGTTGTACTCGGCTCTTTAGTCATCATTTTTGGATTATTTCCGAATATCCTTTCGCATAATTTAATTTCACCGGCGATGGCTTCTATCTTACCTAGCCTGCTTTCTCCAGGAGATATTTTTGACGTTCATATCTATTTCTGGCATGGACCAACCATCGAATTATTTATGACCATTGGGGTTGTGGTTCTGGGGATCATTCTGTATTTGACGTTACCGAAATGGGAAAGAACCTATGACTTACTTCCTGAAAAATTAACCTTAAACAAGCTGTATGACAAGGGACTAGAAGCGATTCAGTCTGGGTCGTTTAAGCTGACCAGATTTTATATGAATGGCTATATCCGGACGTACTTGGTTTATATTTTCGCCTTTTTCATTCTGATTTTAGGCTACACACTTTATAAGAAAGACGCGTTTGTGATCGATACCGCAAATGTATCTAGCATTGGCTTTTATGAGCTGGTTCTTTCCTTGCTTATCGTCGTAGCCACCATTACCATTTTGTTTGCTAAATCAAGACTCACCTCTATTATTTTACTTGGAGCAGTTGGGTATACGGTTGCCCTTTTCTTTGTCGTTTTCCGTGCGCCTGATTTAGCACTTACTCAGCTGGTGATTGAAACGGTGTCAGTCGCACTGTTTCTACTTTGTTTCTATCATTTACCGAAATTCAAAAAGGAAGAATCAAAAATTCCTTTTAAACTTACAAATGCTATTATTTCTATCGGAGTGGGTGCGATTGTCACAGCCATCGCCCTTTCCGCCAATAGTACAAAGCTTTTTGACTCTATCTCTCAATTTTACGTAGACAATACGTATATCCGAGCTGCAGGAAAAAATATGGTTAACGTCATTCTCGTTGACTTCCGTGGCTTTGATACACTATTTGAAATTTGTGTACTTGCGATTGCCTCACTTGGTATTTTTGCAATGATTAAACTACGTCTAACAAGGGGGAAAGAAGGATGA
- a CDS encoding hotdog fold thioesterase, whose protein sequence is MGNSLIQTLGIEFKQIEKGRVVATMPVDDRTRQPFGLLHGGASVALAESVASIGAYELVNKEKEVVVGLEINANHIKGKREGIVTATGTVLHQGRTTMVWDIKITDEQDQLISVSRCTIAVIEKR, encoded by the coding sequence ATGGGAAACTCATTAATTCAAACGCTAGGAATTGAATTTAAACAGATTGAAAAAGGAAGAGTCGTCGCTACGATGCCTGTAGATGACCGCACACGCCAACCGTTCGGCCTTCTCCACGGCGGTGCTTCTGTTGCACTGGCAGAAAGTGTTGCTTCAATCGGTGCGTACGAATTGGTTAATAAGGAAAAGGAAGTTGTTGTTGGCTTAGAGATTAATGCCAATCATATCAAAGGTAAGAGAGAAGGTATCGTTACCGCTACTGGAACGGTACTTCATCAAGGTCGAACAACCATGGTGTGGGATATTAAAATAACAGACGAACAAGACCAGCTTATAAGTGTCTCACGCTGTACAATAGCTGTTATCGAAAAAAGATAA
- a CDS encoding Na(+)/H(+) antiporter subunit B: protein MRTNDLILQTVTKVILFIILLFSIHLFFAGHYYPGGGFIGGLMTAGALVLLLLAFDMKTVANILPVNYRIMTAIGLLFSIGTGAGALLFNVPFLTHAFSDVYLPLLGKTSLHTAVLFDIGVYLVVIGVTMTIIQTIGEDE, encoded by the coding sequence ATGAGAACGAATGACCTCATTCTACAAACCGTAACAAAAGTGATTTTGTTCATCATTCTCCTCTTCTCTATTCATCTTTTCTTTGCTGGACATTATTATCCGGGTGGAGGATTCATTGGAGGATTGATGACCGCAGGGGCTCTAGTACTCTTGCTCCTAGCGTTTGATATGAAGACGGTAGCTAATATATTACCCGTCAACTACCGTATTATGACAGCAATTGGGCTTCTTTTTTCCATTGGAACTGGAGCTGGTGCATTGCTGTTTAATGTTCCATTTTTAACTCATGCATTTAGTGATGTCTACTTGCCTCTCCTTGGCAAAACATCTTTGCATACAGCAGTGTTGTTTGATATCGGTGTGTATCTTGTCGTTATCGGTGTCACAATGACCATTATTCAAACAATAGGGGAGGACGAATAA
- a CDS encoding Na+/H+ antiporter subunit D: MNNLLLLPILIPLLTAVILIFLNRFTIASRWVSALSLLSTVFVSVLLFQKVRADGIQTLNLGNWEAPFGITLVSDMLSALLVLTTSVIAFACCLYSFRAIGEEREKFYYYSILQFLIVGINGAFTTGDIFNLFVFFEVMLMSSYVLLVLGGTKAQLRESVKYILVNIISSSLFVITVAYLYSVVGTLNMAHISTRIAEVGQPGILTVIAVLFLIVFGLKGAIFPLYFWLPGSYYAPPAPVLALFGALLTKVGVYSIMRTYTLFFPHDPGYTHELLGVLAVITIIVGIIGALAYWDIKKIIIYNIIVAVGVILFGVSVNTTESLTGAIFYLIHDMLIKAALFLLVGVVIAITGTSNLKKISGLIKNYPLLGWMFLLSALALAGIPPLSGFVGKLLIIKSGFGAEAYWGAGIVLMSSLLVLFSVMKIFINGFWGIHRTYEKEEKAPVSWLLISPAILVIISVLYGVGAELVYPYILEAAETLANPSTYINAVMKE; the protein is encoded by the coding sequence ATGAATAATTTGCTTTTATTACCTATACTGATTCCGCTTTTAACAGCGGTTATACTAATCTTTCTGAATCGCTTTACGATCGCCTCTAGGTGGGTGTCGGCTCTATCACTATTATCCACCGTATTTGTGTCGGTTCTCCTTTTTCAAAAGGTACGAGCAGATGGAATTCAAACATTGAACTTAGGAAACTGGGAAGCACCTTTTGGGATTACGTTAGTATCTGATATGCTATCTGCCCTTCTTGTTTTGACAACAAGTGTGATTGCATTCGCTTGTTGTCTCTATTCCTTCCGAGCAATTGGAGAGGAAAGAGAAAAGTTCTACTATTATTCTATTTTGCAATTCCTAATTGTCGGGATTAATGGTGCATTTACAACAGGAGATATTTTCAACCTTTTCGTCTTCTTTGAAGTGATGCTAATGAGCTCCTATGTGCTATTGGTCTTGGGGGGAACAAAGGCGCAGCTTCGCGAATCGGTGAAATATATATTAGTGAATATTATCTCTTCTTCGTTGTTTGTTATTACCGTTGCTTACCTATATTCAGTGGTTGGAACGCTAAATATGGCACATATCTCCACAAGAATTGCAGAAGTGGGACAGCCTGGTATTTTAACAGTCATTGCCGTGTTATTTTTAATCGTTTTCGGCTTAAAAGGAGCCATTTTCCCTCTTTATTTCTGGCTACCTGGTTCGTATTACGCTCCTCCTGCACCTGTTTTGGCGTTGTTCGGTGCCCTTTTAACCAAGGTTGGGGTCTACTCTATCATGAGGACGTATACACTCTTTTTCCCTCATGACCCTGGCTATACTCATGAGCTGTTAGGGGTACTTGCCGTCATTACGATAATTGTCGGCATTATAGGAGCCTTAGCGTACTGGGATATTAAAAAGATTATTATATATAACATTATCGTTGCCGTTGGTGTAATTTTGTTTGGGGTTTCGGTAAATACAACCGAATCTTTGACAGGTGCGATTTTTTATTTAATTCATGACATGCTGATAAAAGCCGCATTATTCCTGCTTGTTGGAGTCGTTATTGCGATCACAGGAACAAGCAACTTAAAGAAAATCAGTGGATTGATTAAAAATTATCCATTACTAGGATGGATGTTCTTACTATCTGCCCTTGCTTTAGCTGGAATTCCCCCGCTCAGTGGCTTTGTCGGTAAGCTGTTGATCATTAAGAGTGGTTTTGGCGCAGAAGCCTATTGGGGTGCTGGAATTGTGTTAATGTCGAGTCTCCTTGTTCTATTTTCTGTTATGAAAATTTTCATTAATGGATTTTGGGGCATTCATCGCACTTACGAAAAGGAAGAAAAAGCTCCTGTTAGCTGGTTGCTTATCTCTCCCGCTATTTTAGTGATTATTTCTGTGTTGTATGGAGTTGGAGCGGAGCTTGTTTACCCGTATATTTTAGAAGCTGCGGAAACATTGGCTAATCCTTCCACCTACATCAATGCCGTCATGAAGGAGTGA
- a CDS encoding Na(+)/H(+) antiporter subunit F1, whose protein sequence is MLAMVYRVIKGPTTPDRVVALDALGICLVAIIALVSIMLKSNAFLEVILLIGILAFIGTVAFSKYLEKGVILERDRNS, encoded by the coding sequence ATGCTTGCTATGGTGTACCGGGTCATTAAAGGTCCTACAACACCAGACCGGGTGGTTGCACTTGATGCTCTAGGAATCTGCTTAGTTGCCATCATTGCACTTGTTTCCATCATGTTAAAATCGAATGCTTTCCTAGAGGTTATCTTGTTGATCGGAATATTAGCCTTTATTGGGACAGTTGCTTTCTCCAAGTATTTAGAAAAGGGGGTCATCCTTGAACGTGATCGAAATAGTTAA
- the mnhG gene encoding monovalent cation/H(+) antiporter subunit G, translating into MIEIVKVIIGIFIALGALLTVVTAVGLIRLPDVYTRTHAASKAATLGVMFVLAGTFLYFYLLEGHMNSRLILGIVFIFMTSPVAGHLIARAAYNTNGKLWENSVQDDLATVKKERARE; encoded by the coding sequence GTGATCGAAATAGTTAAGGTTATTATCGGGATATTCATCGCACTTGGAGCACTCCTAACCGTTGTTACAGCTGTCGGTCTTATCCGATTGCCAGATGTGTATACACGCACACATGCTGCGTCTAAAGCCGCTACATTAGGAGTTATGTTTGTTTTAGCAGGTACCTTTCTCTACTTCTATCTATTAGAGGGCCATATGAATTCTCGACTGATTCTTGGAATTGTGTTTATTTTTATGACCTCGCCAGTGGCGGGCCATCTGATCGCTAGAGCTGCGTACAATACAAATGGGAAGCTTTGGGAAAACAGTGTTCAGGACGATTTAGCTACAGTAAAAAAAGAACGTGCTAGGGAATAG
- a CDS encoding Na+/H+ antiporter subunit E, producing MAFQILLNVFLALVWMFLKVSNEPIDFFVGYFFGLLLVFTFRRFFPSRFYLLRVVAVVNLIAIFIKELLLSNIAVLKVIIKPKLDIQPGIFALPTELKNDWEITLLANLITLTPGTLVVDISDDNRTLYIHAMDASDVEAAISSIKNTFEKAIMEVSR from the coding sequence ATGGCATTTCAAATTTTATTAAATGTTTTTCTAGCTCTTGTCTGGATGTTTTTAAAGGTCTCAAATGAACCGATCGATTTCTTTGTTGGCTACTTTTTCGGGTTATTGCTCGTCTTTACGTTTCGACGTTTTTTCCCTTCCCGCTTTTACTTATTAAGAGTAGTAGCGGTGGTCAATCTGATTGCCATTTTTATAAAAGAGCTTCTTCTTTCAAATATTGCTGTTTTAAAGGTAATCATTAAACCCAAGCTTGATATTCAGCCAGGAATTTTCGCTCTTCCTACGGAATTAAAAAATGATTGGGAAATCACTTTGTTAGCCAATCTGATTACATTAACACCCGGGACATTAGTGGTGGATATTTCAGATGATAATCGAACTCTTTATATCCATGCAATGGACGCTTCAGATGTGGAGGCTGCCATTTCTAGTATCAAAAATACATTTGAAAAAGCCATCATGGAGGTGAGCAGGTAG
- a CDS encoding Na(+)/H(+) antiporter subunit C produces the protein MEIVMAFVVGIIFMAATYLMLSKSLLRIIIGTGLLSHGTHLLVLTMGGLKNGAAPLLGEHAAQYNDPLPQALILTAIVIAFGVTSFFLVLAYRAYQELGTDNMDRLRGTKINE, from the coding sequence ATGGAAATCGTTATGGCGTTTGTAGTTGGTATTATTTTTATGGCAGCCACTTATTTAATGCTTTCTAAAAGTTTACTTCGAATTATTATCGGAACGGGACTATTAAGTCATGGCACACATTTATTGGTTTTAACGATGGGAGGCCTAAAGAATGGTGCTGCTCCCTTACTTGGAGAACATGCTGCCCAGTACAATGATCCATTGCCTCAGGCATTAATATTAACGGCTATCGTTATTGCCTTTGGTGTTACTTCCTTTTTTCTAGTATTAGCTTATCGTGCGTACCAGGAGCTAGGAACGGACAACATGGATCGCTTGAGAGGGACGAAGATCAATGAATAA
- a CDS encoding DUF5366 family protein, with the protein MKNTYLTSYFPLVSILLFSLSFAMLVEVHLFKFLNATGIYVGMLEFFSRSGIKLALLILLMVVFFMVFAALKLIADTINQLSLLFFSKDFNGESLKDVRAGAIIYFSGSVLSLLGSAHVTILAFVFVVTTISYFVFFVYKVSSKLSLSGIIGLIFFQVLTWSTLVLGVVFIALKVYNSIVASLPV; encoded by the coding sequence ATGAAAAATACGTATTTAACTAGTTACTTTCCTTTGGTATCAATTTTATTATTTAGCTTGTCCTTTGCGATGCTAGTTGAGGTGCATCTTTTTAAATTTTTAAATGCTACCGGCATTTATGTAGGAATGCTAGAATTCTTTTCTAGAAGTGGAATTAAGCTGGCGTTACTTATCTTATTGATGGTTGTCTTTTTTATGGTTTTTGCGGCATTAAAGTTAATTGCAGATACCATCAATCAGCTTTCTTTGCTTTTCTTCTCGAAGGATTTTAATGGGGAAAGCTTAAAGGATGTCCGTGCGGGGGCGATTATTTATTTTTCTGGCTCAGTACTATCTCTTTTAGGCTCTGCCCATGTAACGATACTGGCTTTCGTTTTTGTTGTAACAACGATAAGCTATTTTGTGTTTTTTGTGTATAAGGTAAGCTCGAAGCTTTCGCTGTCTGGTATTATTGGGCTGATTTTCTTTCAGGTGCTAACCTGGTCAACGCTCGTGTTAGGTGTCGTATTTATTGCGTTAAAAGTTTACAACAGCATTGTTGCTAGTTTACCAGTATAA
- a CDS encoding alpha/beta fold hydrolase, producing the protein MEAERFSLEKTRWSSLFRAFTDGASITASTHRQALWKRNKATLWYYPAPVKKYHTPLYLVYSLVNQPTILDLMPNTSLIGALTKAGYEVYLIDFGIPRYEDRDMTIDDYVLKYIQPGARHALKHSNSNSISVMGFCLGGTLAAIYAAMAKEPIENLILFVTPVDFSYFPKFDLLHQAIKDERIDLSPLTDALGIIPAAFINYGVRLITSPVYISPYLSLLEKGHNQEYAHKWSLFNKWTKEHIAFPGAALKQIVNDLIIHNKLMTGKFKIGGEPARLQQISANLLVIASTNDELVPLEQALPMITLSGSKDKELIQLPNGHTGIASGAGLPTNLFHWLSSRSHPVHIESEELI; encoded by the coding sequence ATGGAAGCAGAACGATTTTCCCTAGAGAAAACTCGATGGAGTTCACTGTTCCGTGCGTTTACCGACGGAGCTTCCATCACAGCATCCACACATAGACAAGCACTCTGGAAAAGAAACAAAGCCACATTATGGTACTACCCTGCCCCAGTAAAAAAATATCATACACCTCTATATTTAGTCTACTCCTTAGTGAATCAGCCCACGATATTAGATTTAATGCCAAATACAAGTTTAATCGGTGCTCTTACAAAGGCTGGCTATGAGGTGTATTTAATCGACTTCGGTATTCCAAGATACGAGGATCGCGACATGACCATTGATGATTATGTTCTCAAGTATATTCAACCAGGTGCAAGACACGCATTGAAACACTCTAATAGCAATAGCATTAGTGTCATGGGATTTTGCCTTGGAGGAACACTCGCTGCTATTTACGCAGCTATGGCCAAGGAACCAATCGAGAATCTTATTCTCTTTGTTACTCCTGTCGACTTTTCGTATTTTCCAAAGTTTGATCTGCTGCACCAAGCGATCAAGGATGAAAGAATCGACCTATCACCTCTTACTGATGCGCTAGGAATAATTCCAGCAGCCTTTATCAATTACGGAGTTCGCCTGATCACTTCCCCTGTTTATATTTCTCCGTATTTATCGTTATTAGAAAAAGGTCATAACCAGGAATATGCACATAAATGGTCACTATTCAATAAATGGACAAAGGAGCATATCGCCTTTCCAGGTGCCGCTCTTAAGCAAATCGTGAATGACTTAATCATTCACAATAAGTTAATGACAGGAAAGTTTAAAATTGGAGGAGAACCAGCTCGATTGCAACAAATATCTGCTAACCTTTTAGTCATTGCATCAACAAATGATGAACTTGTACCACTAGAGCAAGCTTTGCCTATGATCACATTATCAGGCAGCAAAGATAAGGAGCTCATTCAATTGCCAAATGGACATACCGGTATAGCATCCGGAGCAGGTTTACCCACCAATCTTTTTCATTGGCTATCTAGCCGTTCTCATCCAGTACACATAGAAAGCGAGGAGTTAATTTAA